One stretch of Pandoraea oxalativorans DNA includes these proteins:
- a CDS encoding AraC family transcriptional regulator: MGSHYSDLSRARPEEGLLRLDDSPFARYKPNDRPDGPPVWAFGGSDHDPSLFRIGTRELDWHSHVRGQLFCIHSGLVQAHTPFGAWVLPPYRAGWIPPGLTHRVSLSGVVSGWIVLVAPSAATALPSTPCVVGVSELLAALVKRAASWATREVLTEEETRLAQVLVDEIARAPAEPLGLPMPTDARVVRVARAVLDDLGGQASLEALAQHAGMSSRTARRLFVAETGMGFTQWRQQARLVSALERLANGEPVGTIADSLGYSTPSNFIAMFRRAFGESPGRYFRQVGPRVQAGDEEGA; this comes from the coding sequence ATGGGCAGCCATTATTCCGACCTATCTCGCGCGAGGCCCGAAGAGGGACTGCTGCGGCTCGACGACTCGCCGTTCGCCCGCTACAAGCCGAACGACCGGCCCGACGGCCCGCCGGTATGGGCCTTCGGCGGGAGCGATCATGATCCAAGTCTGTTCAGGATCGGCACGCGGGAGCTGGACTGGCATTCGCATGTCCGGGGCCAATTGTTCTGCATTCACTCGGGACTCGTTCAGGCGCATACGCCTTTCGGCGCGTGGGTGTTGCCGCCCTACCGTGCGGGATGGATTCCACCCGGCCTGACGCACCGTGTGTCGTTATCCGGTGTGGTGAGCGGGTGGATCGTGCTGGTCGCGCCGTCGGCCGCCACGGCGTTGCCGTCCACCCCCTGTGTCGTGGGCGTGTCGGAGTTGCTGGCGGCCCTTGTCAAACGGGCGGCGTCGTGGGCGACACGCGAGGTGCTGACGGAGGAGGAAACGCGCCTGGCGCAGGTGCTGGTCGACGAGATCGCGCGGGCGCCCGCCGAACCGCTCGGGCTGCCGATGCCGACCGACGCACGCGTGGTGCGCGTGGCGCGTGCCGTGCTCGACGATCTTGGCGGACAGGCCTCGCTGGAGGCGCTGGCGCAGCATGCCGGGATGTCGTCGCGCACGGCGCGGCGCTTGTTTGTGGCCGAGACGGGGATGGGATTCACGCAGTGGCGGCAACAGGCGCGTCTGGTGAGTGCGCTGGAGCGGCTGGCAAACGGCGAGCCGGTCGGCACGATTGCCGACTCGCTCGGGTACTCGACCCCCAGCAATTTCATCGCCATGTTCCGCCGTGCCTTCGGTGAATCGCCGGGCCGCTATTTCCGTCAGGTGGGGCCGCGTGTACAGGCGGGTGACGAGGAGGGGGCATGA
- a CDS encoding ArsO family NAD(P)H-dependent flavin-containing monooxygenase, which translates to MSPQEVASPPWSSSPSPSSSPSSPSARRVDTLVIGGGQSALATAYFLRRWQVNYQVLDDQPAAGGAWQRAWASLQLFSPAQWSSLPGRPMRGGETHYPSRDEVVTYLREYEARYEVPVLRPVSVTNVVAQADGLHVSTDRGDWLARTVVSATGSWRSPYVPSYPGQEAFGGLQMHSAQYADAQGLHGRRVLVVGGGNSGAQIYAEVSRVSEATWVTLSPPSYLPDDVDGRVLFERATARWQASQHGMPDPYPDSGLGHIVMVPSVCEARSRGVLHTVRPFARFVGDGVVWEDGTHTPVDVVIWCTGFRPSLGHLRGLGIAQTDGRIRVAGTRSVDEPRLWLVGYGEWTGYASATLIGVMRSARATAQEIVTHLAAPASATT; encoded by the coding sequence ATGAGCCCGCAAGAGGTGGCGTCGCCGCCTTGGTCATCTTCTCCCTCGCCGTCCTCGTCGCCCTCGTCGCCCTCAGCAAGGCGCGTCGATACGCTTGTGATCGGTGGCGGACAATCCGCGCTGGCGACGGCGTACTTCCTGCGCCGATGGCAGGTGAACTATCAGGTGCTCGACGATCAGCCGGCTGCGGGCGGCGCATGGCAACGCGCGTGGGCGTCGTTGCAACTTTTTTCGCCCGCGCAATGGTCGTCGCTGCCAGGGCGGCCCATGCGCGGTGGCGAGACGCATTACCCGTCGAGAGATGAGGTGGTGACGTATTTGCGTGAGTACGAAGCGCGTTATGAAGTGCCGGTGTTGCGTCCCGTGAGCGTGACGAACGTTGTTGCACAGGCAGACGGGTTGCACGTGAGTACCGATCGCGGCGACTGGCTGGCCCGCACGGTCGTCAGCGCGACGGGGTCGTGGCGTTCGCCGTACGTGCCGTCCTATCCGGGGCAGGAGGCGTTCGGCGGACTTCAGATGCATTCGGCGCAATACGCCGACGCACAGGGGCTGCACGGGCGGCGTGTGCTGGTCGTCGGTGGTGGCAATTCAGGGGCGCAGATCTATGCCGAAGTGTCGCGGGTGAGCGAGGCGACCTGGGTCACGCTGAGTCCGCCGTCTTACTTGCCGGACGACGTCGACGGGCGCGTGCTGTTCGAACGTGCAACGGCACGCTGGCAGGCCTCGCAGCACGGCATGCCCGACCCGTATCCCGACAGCGGGCTGGGACACATCGTCATGGTCCCGTCGGTGTGTGAGGCGCGCTCGCGTGGGGTGCTGCACACAGTGCGTCCATTCGCGCGATTCGTCGGGGACGGTGTCGTCTGGGAAGACGGGACGCATACGCCGGTCGATGTCGTCATCTGGTGCACCGGATTCCGGCCTTCGCTGGGGCATCTGCGCGGTCTGGGCATCGCGCAGACCGATGGGCGGATTCGCGTCGCTGGAACGAGGAGCGTCGATGAACCCAGACTGTGGCTCGTTGGCTACGGCGAGTGGACGGGGTATGCGTCGGCGACCCTGATCGGCGTGATGCGAA